GTTATTAATTGACATCATAAAACATGTTGCGAaataagagaaaaataaaaattacctCAGGTTTGAAAGTGAGGGCAAGCTTAATCTCCCCCTTATATTTTTCATCTTTAACCACATTGTACACTGCTGGAGGAATGCTTCTTTCCTGAAACACTGCTTCAAGTGGAATCCTGCAAAGATCACATTATTTCAGTATAATTGTATTAGAAAAATAATCAGATTGAAAGAGAAGATAAAAGGATATCCATATTTGATACTTACGTTGCTTCTCCAACAAAATCATCAGCAGTACCAACATCGCTGTCCAGGATTTTCAATACAAGGTTTGTAGCACTGTCTGATATGGTAAATATGAAATTCTCATTCCACTCTGGTTCACTCCCTTGCCCTGCACAATTTGTAAATCAATCCTTACTtctttttataactattttggtCTTTCAACTTGGCTGGCAAGGTGAATTTTCAAGTGAagttttaggtattaatttggTTGACCAATTTGACATTTTTGGTTAAAATTACTCCAAAACACACAATTATTATTAagaatttatgtcgctgacacgatttgatttcacggttttatatgatggttcatgttagccgaccccgaatcatttcgggactaaggctttgttgttgtataTCCACATGCGTCTAAATGCATTAAAAATCTATTGTTACCAATATAGCCTGAGATTTAGTTCATTCCTATCTCAATCATCATGCTTTAAGATCGTCATTCTCTCAACACCAAATCGTTACAAATTAGATGAAAATACGTTAAAGTTATGAACTAAATTAATACCTAATTAATCTTGCAAGCCAAGTTTAAGGCTGAATTGTCCCATTATCAAACTATTAGTATATTAACAGTCTTCAAAAACTATGAATAAGGCTTGTGTTTCTAAGCAATAAAGGATCAGAGAAAAACCTGAAGCAACACTGCTCTTTTGCTCCTGGCTACGGCAACAGAGCACAACATAAGCATCCATGTTTTCTGCTCATATATACATCAAGTCagaaatttaaaagaaaattgaaaacaaCATTTTGATCACACGATTGGCTCAGCAATGAGGAAAATTATCTAAATTCACAACTTCAATGATTTTATACAAACAAAACTACAGATCAAGCCAAAATAGGGAAAGATCAGAGAGAGTAGTATCAATTTCATCAACATCAAAACCCAAATCTGAGTTCTGAAATACGAGGTAATGAAAAATAGATCAACATTTGAAAAAACTTACTGACAAGATCAGTATTTTCAAGACCCTTGGCACCGCATAGGAGCACTTCGAGAGTTCCGTGCATTTCTTGAGATTCAGAGATTCCAAAAgtgagaagagaagagaaaagaaatgTTGATTAGAATAAAGAAATGAGGAAAATAGATTTTCGCGGATCCCCGAGTGTTTTGTAGGAATATATTTAAATAAGGGAAAAAAGAGTGAATGATTAATAAATAATGATTGACAAAAATATTCATCTAGAATTCGGACAGCCCATGCGCCTTTCTTGCCGAGACCTTAGCCCCCGGTCAAGATGATGGGTTACTGCTTTTTTCTTTTGGATGGGCGGTGGGGATTTATACAAGCAAAGTAACTgcacttttttcttttcttttctcttttttaatgaaaaaatccaactaatattttgtttttttatgagtaTGTAAATCCGTTCCGTTTAGGATTTAGTCTTGTTGCCAATGAGGGTAAGTCCGAGTGGTAAGGCGTTGAACATCTGCTTGACAGGTTTAAAGTTCGATTTTCTATTCCGTCAAAATTTAACTCTCTTTGGTAAATAATCTGTAAATTCTATTGTAAATTCTTATGAAGGTCTGTGGTCTGTGGTCTTGTTAAGGATCTTTAACGTGGATACTTcaaatattcaatttagttcTGGTACAGAGAGATTCTTTCAAAAAATACTAAGGAGGACGGTAAaaatctcggaaaaccagtttggctttatgccgggaagatcaactatggaagccatccatctaatgagacaattaatggagcactatcgaaataagaagaaagacttgcatatggttttcattgacttggagaaagcatatgataaggtaccaagggaagtactttggtgggccttgataaggaaagacatttcgcggaaatatattgacatcataaaggacatgtatgagggagtatgcacaagtgtacgtactagtgttgggaaaactgaagagtttcctattacgattggagtgcatcaaggttccgcactaagcccatttctttttgccatcgttatggatgaactaacaagttcacttcaagatggtataccatggtgcatgctgtttgcagatgatattgtgttggttgatgagacgaaagaaggagtggagatgaagttggaactatggaggcaaactctagaatctagaggctttaagttgagtcgaagtaagacagaatatttggagtgtaagtttagcggccgtaggagtagggaggcagggacaatcaccctagatgggagagttgttcaggcatcggattgcttccggtatttaggatctattatccaaacggatggagaagtagatggagatgttgcccataggattaaagctggttggtcgaagtggaagagtgctacgggtttcctttgtgatcccggcatgcctaatagattgaagggaaaattctaccggacggcaattagaccagcattgttatatggtacggagtgttgggcagtgaaacactgccacatccataagatgtcggtggcggagatgcgtatgttgagatggatgtgtggtcacacgagaaaggaccgggtgcgtaatgaaataattaggacaaaagtaggggtcacatctattgagaataaaatgagagaaaaccgactaaggtggtttggccatgtgagacgtagagcgcttgatgcgccggttaggagaaccgaagagtggcaaagggatgtagtggtgaggggtaggggaagacctaagcaaacttggaggagggtgatcgagagtgatatgagtttattgggaattgaggaaaatatggtagtggataggacggagtggagggagcgaatctgtgtcgctgacacgacttgattttcacggttttatatgatggttcatgttagccgaccccgaatcatttcgggactaaggctttgttgttgttgttgttgttgttgaatttACTCACGAgcttattaataaatattataattaattttgttCATGAGTTTGTTCACAAATCCATAACCGAATCTGTTTGTGAATCCAATTTCACTATATTCAAATTGGATTACAAATCGAGtctcaaaattatatttaaactCGTCTCGTTTATAAATCAACTGAAAATGATTCGAGTTGCCGAAACGCTGGACTCGGCTCATTTACATCCTGTATCGCTGCCTTTGTGGTTTTCTTTATTTATCGGAGATTAAGGCTCAATCTTGTATTACTTCAAACGAAATTTTTTATTACCATATATTAAGTGGGCTTTGATCCATATAAACCAATCGAGTTTTATTACTTAAAATGAAATTCTATAGGACTTCCATATAATTCAAGGAATGGGATCaaactaattaattaagtatatcttccttttcttttgttgccCAAATCTTAGTCAACCTTGATGTTCACAAGATGAACACATTTGAcgtgtgtaattttttttttttttttttctaaatcgaATTTGTTCTAATTCTTTTGTcaaaaaccaatttttaagtaccaatgtaaaacttttcaaaattaatttatatcgtatataagattcttaacatgtaaaaaaaattatgtataatAGAAAAAATCAGATTTTGGGAGAGtctaataggaaaaaaaaaatattttggaaTTAAAAAATGTCTAATAGatcaaaaaatttagaaatttagatttaaggaGGACCAAACATACCAAAATAATTAGAATTTTGAGTTTAGAGAGCTGTAATTACTGCAGTTTCAAATTTTATGGACCAGATGGAGCGAAACTATCCATGATCATTGTGGTTCCGGTGGCTGAAAGGGCCTGGACCCTGTATCTGCCCCAGCGTATGATTTATAATTCACAAGATGAACCCATGTATAAAAGGAACTTAAGATACtgtttatttaaaatatatcgAAACACAGTGGAAAAGGAAACTTATAAATTTCCTTTGTGTAATAAGCTCAATCTGGCACAGCATTATTTTATCTGATTTACTAATTAATACCTCCAGATATATATGCTATTCATGAAGGGCAGAAGATGACCTTATAGTTAGTTCCAGTAGGACAAGTAAACAAACTAGTAGGATCATCTTTAGGGTAGCTATAAGCATCAGGACACCTATCCTTAAAATACTTTGACAAAGGCGTCGGTCCACAATTCCCAGAATTACAGCAATATTCATCAGTCTTAAACACAGGACAAGCCCCATTACACCCTCCAGCCACCTTCAATTCATTAGGACACTGCCCTATAATATCCGCATTACATTTTATAACTCTGCTGCAACTCCCCGTAGCCGCACTGAACTCCATCGGAACATTAAATCCATCAATCACTGAAATATCAATGAAATCTTGATGTTCAAATTGATCTAGGGCATATTCGGCTAAGGTGTTCGGTGCTGCACCGTAGCCTTGGCATTCTAGTAGCCCGTTGCAGTCACCTGTCTCGCATTTTCCCTTTCCTGATGCGTCGAATTGGCATTTGGTTCGGGCCCAGATTCGGGCTTCAGTGGTTCCGGGGTTAGCTGTGATGGTCCAGGTCTCGCCTGAGTTGAGCTGCTTGCCTCCGCCGGGGGAGGCGGCTGCCCAGAGCGTGTCGGGGCATCTGTTTGTTATGTCAAAGGTGGCTGCTTGGGTGAGGGTGAAGAAAAGAGTGGTGAAAAGGAAGAGGAGGGGAGTGAAGtgattcattttgatgttgggGTGAGGAGTTGGGGGAGTGAgttaggggtatttataatgtGGAAATGATGGGGTAGTTTTTGAAGTTTTTTATAAGAGGGGATGATTGCGTGAACAAGTTTGATTAGTGAGAAATTTTTGATGAGGATGACATTGCTTGACTTGATAGAATACAAGTCAAGAGACGGAGTTGAACATGCCAAGTAGCCCTACTTGGAAAAACAACAATCCGATTCTGAATTTATTGATAGGGATGAGATTGTAAAAAAATGTTAGATGCTAGTGAGGCGAATAGGGCTCTCGAGGATTAATCGGGAAGTAGTCAGAAATTAATCGGAGGCATCCTAGGTGGTGTCGAGGCATCCAGATGACTAAAAATCGCACAGGGTCAAAAAATTGCCTAAAGGGACTAATCAGAGAAAATCGAGGTGGATTCTTGATTTCGAACGTCTATGTAGGGTCTAGGTGGTCCAGGTGGCCTTGATTTTGAATAGTGGGTAAGAGTACTTGAAGTGCTTTATGGTGATCTATGGATATTCagttgatatttttttaggtgCTTTTACAAATATATTAAAACTCTGTGTATAGCTTTGATGGAATTTTTCGATATTTTCCAGTGACTGGTGTGTGCATAAACTAGCTCCTTGCCCCCTAGATCCCTCCCTCCTAAAGACTCAACACTTATTGGTTCGATCTAAATACGCAACAACAAAGTCAGAACAAAATATTCGAATGTCAATGAATAAATTATGCCAATTTCTTCAGAGTCCTACTGCCGAGCACTATAAGTATACTAAACGTGCACTTCATTACATTTAAGGCACTTCGTACTATGATATTATCTCTCCTCGTCTTTGATCACTCAAGTGCACTGTTACTCAGATTGTGATTAGTGAGGATGCTCGGATGATAGACGCTCTACAGGTGCATTTTGCGTTTTTCTGGGTCACATTTTGATATCCTAACACACAAGAAAGCAACCCATCATAGCTCATCCCTCAACGGAAAGTGAGTACAAGGCAGTTGCTAATGCTGAACTTCTCTACACTCTTGAGGATATTGGTATCTCATTCCACGCATAGTTCAACTCTGGTATGATAATGTTTAAGCCATTTATCTCATGGTAAATCTGGTATCCCACATAGAGCTTGATTCTCACTTTGTGCAGGACCAAGTCCAATCAAAATTCTTTACATGTTCGCTTCATACCGACGAATGATCAAGTTGCAGATGCTCTCATCAAGTCTCTAGCTAGTGTCTGATTTCAGACATGGCGTTCTCGATTAACTGTCCAACATCGCCATCAGCTTGTAGGGGTGTTAAAGATAAATAGTATATTTCTCTATAGGATAATTATTAATACTTTTAAATTATCTGAGATAATGATTATCAAATTTTATTTGTGTATCTAGAGTTAGGGTTACATGTATAAAATACTTAATATAAACTTTAACACAGGGAAATTATTTTACACAATATAACTCCTCTAACTCTAATTACACTTTTCTAAATTAACCTGATTCAATAATAGACACGAGTTTTAACCTACGATTAGGATCGAGCCTGATTGAATCCATTTTATATTTAGCCCTCCTCTTAGTCTGATTAGTTTTCAAAAGTTAATTATTTACaagtttactaaattctttttttaattatctaaatatttaagtataaataaataaaaatacataaccattttttttttatgtaaagcTATTAAATCAATTTTGATACAAATAGAAATGATAAATACAAATCCGGGATTATTCAACATGTggaaaaatctaaatttctagaaaagATGATGACATGTTTGTTACCTGTTACATCTTGAACATCTAAATGAATGGACTAATTATACATGAAAGAAAATTCTCCAATCTTCAAGAAAATATCACAAAAGCATAATTCTTATCAGAATGATATAGTtttcttaataataatatttaaccatattcaaatttgaaaattaaatttataagtctaccaaaataatattttttcttcaaattctttttatgtaattatttaataagcatatataaaattaaaatacatgCAGAACCATGAAGAAAATGTAAAGCTAAATTACTATTGTTAGATATTTCCAAAATAATGCTAATTACAACCTTGATTTGTACGTTTTTGTCAGTGTGTCAGAGAAATTTATTCCGAAATtaactttgtgtttttttttttttgtaatttctgaCTTCTGTAACAAATGATTGGATGAAAGATTCAAGGACTGAAAAAATCTTCAGCTGGAAAGCTTTATTAGCTCAAGCAATAACGatttaaataaatcaattcaaggaattgatttatttttatttttatttatattgtaAAGTTTGATTACAAGAATGGAAATAATAGAAAGCTGGAAAATGTAACTTAAATGTAACaattatgtaaagaaattgCAATCAAAGATGAAACGAATTTGAAGCTTGAACGAATTAAAAACATGGAAACGACGACGTACTTAAGAAACTTGAGGATCCTCGTGGAAATCGATGGAATCTCGGACAGAAATTTGAATGGCAAATTGGAGACCTCGAATCTAAATGTTTAATAGAAAGCCCGAAAAATCGCTAAAAAGGTGATTTGGGGAATTAAACAAAAGAGAAATAGAGTAATAAGGCTGGAAAAaaagttttagttttttttgtgtgtgttttgaTATGTTGTTGTGTTGCAAGTGTTCAAGTGAAAAAtaagtctttttttttataattgttgCTGGCACAAATCTGTTGGAGCAAAATCTTTTACTACTCCATTTTGGCTAAAAAATTTATGGCACGACCTCTTCCATCTTGGGGCACCAAGATTCCACCTACGTGTGTTGAAGTCGATTAGGAATgttcaaaaattaaatttttaaacacATGTTTTTCACCTGTGTACAACTGTTAGAAAAAAATACTTATGTCTCCTCAATAATGCCCGTTTTGGCTCCATAAGTAGTCCTTGAACTCGTAATGATCCAAAGAACCAGAATTCCAACATAACTCAGTAGAATTCTAGCGAATGGTACTCCAAAAATCAGATTTCTATTAAAAAGCatgatgataaaaaaatagaacaTTATATTAACTTGTTATTCCTTAAAACCCCTCTTTAATATTTACtgatttattttcataatttatttgaacaaaattattttcataattttaggaataataaattataattttatcaatcccattaaataaaacattatatttattttattatattttttcttttttgtaatttttttttttaaaaattgtgtCCCAATAACtattaaaatcaattaattgggttaatacacatatttgcccttgtgttttctcggaaaaacagatttgcccttaaatcaaataaagccacaaaactatccctgaattttccataaacctgcaattataccctaatatgacggagctgctaaacggcgatgactgtttaaactatttttacttaaatCAGCCTTAATAATTCTACAAGAAAaaccttaataataataataatacattattatTCTCTCGTTTTTCTTCATATGCCTATGAGAAAAACACAAATTTCTATATATAAGTAGCtgttatatattaataatgcattataatataatattaggaTGATTAGATTATCGCATGTAATCTTTGAAATAATTAATTGTTAGGCAAGGACAATGTATTCAGTCTTTTATTGTTGAGGCGGAAAATCGTTTTGTTATGATTCTGATGTCAAATTGTAACTTTGTCTTAGTTCCAAAAAAAGTCCATTTGCGTGTGGAAAAAAATACTCCAACCTACctaaatttctaattaattaattaatgtttcaGTCATTACTAATGGTTAATTTCTGTTGACTTCGACGGAAAGAAGTTCAAGTCATTGATGTGCTTAAACATGTACTACCACGGGatgtttggtattctattgggatagagataaagataaatattggaatagagataaggataaattgtcgggataaggataaaaatatgatagttgagaattattattcaatgtttggtatgtgggatagagatgatgataaaataatatattttattattttaaccttatttaaactacataacattaatttgaaggATAAAACAGACTTTTctatcctattaaaatcgcaggagcttatcccaccccCTCccgggtataggatttgagggataagaagttTATCCCTCActcgtctcactcttctatctctcaAACAAACACGAGATAACTTAcctcatgttttttttatccctatcccacctcctatatcccttctaacaaacaccccgttaTTCTTTAGGCCACGGTGACCGCAAATAGAAAATCGTTttattgtgattttttttttataaaatttgatCAAATTGAAagattatttacatatttaaacctattataaatattatacatatctatatttttttatttagaaattactcataatgtcctttatatatataaaacacttAAGACTCTTTTTCTACCTTTTATTTCATCTCTTCATTTGCGAACTTGATTTTTCTTGCGCTTGTCAACGTCTGTGAACTTCATTTTTCTTCCTCATTTTTCTTCTAGTTTATTCTCGTCGATTTCAATGACAAAA
The DNA window shown above is from Euphorbia lathyris chromosome 1, ddEupLath1.1, whole genome shotgun sequence and carries:
- the LOC136214203 gene encoding elicitor-responsive protein 3-like isoform X2, with the translated sequence MHGTLEVLLCGAKGLENTDLVKNMDAYVVLCCRSQEQKSSVASGQGSEPEWNENFIFTISDSATNLVLKILDSDVGTADDFVGEATIPLEAVFQERSIPPAVYNVVKDEKYKGEIKLALTFKPEHGSHGHQEEEMGGWKDSSADY
- the LOC136214203 gene encoding elicitor-responsive protein 3-like isoform X1, giving the protein MHGTLEVLLCGAKGLENTDLVKNMDAYVVLCCRSQEQKSSVASGQGSEPEWNENFIFTISDSATNLVLKILDSDVGTADDFVGEATIPLEAVFQERSIPPAVYNVVKDEKYKGEIKLALTFKPEQHGSHGHQEEEMGGWKDSSADY
- the LOC136210757 gene encoding thaumatin-like protein 1, which gives rise to MNHFTPLLFLFTTLFFTLTQAATFDITNRCPDTLWAAASPGGGKQLNSGETWTITANPGTTEARIWARTKCQFDASGKGKCETGDCNGLLECQGYGAAPNTLAEYALDQFEHQDFIDISVIDGFNVPMEFSAATGSCSRVIKCNADIIGQCPNELKVAGGCNGACPVFKTDEYCCNSGNCGPTPLSKYFKDRCPDAYSYPKDDPTSLFTCPTGTNYKVIFCPS